The following proteins come from a genomic window of Salvia hispanica cultivar TCC Black 2014 chromosome 4, UniMelb_Shisp_WGS_1.0, whole genome shotgun sequence:
- the LOC125222589 gene encoding BEACH domain-containing protein C2, with protein MEEEETKNHKEMPGNDHESQKNEGTSVDDNIVLSKAADIESDTSHANNGGGGTDLEGINPASPILDDDLFDHIPLKDKEKIGIETNQSPGPDDIRHSSIGSEETFEFTFPNVPPSGIDSSPDAGLDYGLRSSFGAENDSNYDINESLSSSSLDALQPYGEFGYSADSPQKPKSKQLSPTGSPELLHLVDSAIMGKPESLEKMKSVVSGVERFGGDTDAVAVAYVVVDSLLSTMGGVESFEENLDENPPSVMLNSRAAIVAGELIPWLPDMGDFDGFMSPRTKMARGLLAILRACTRNRAMCSVAGLLGVLLRSAERMFVQDICSTEKMKWDGTPLCNCIQYLAGHSLSPRDLHYWLQVINRILRTVWASRLMHSLEKAMAEKEVLGPASTFEFDGESSGLLGPGESKWPFTNGYAFATWIYIESFADNISTATTAAAIAMAAAATSGKSSPMSAAAAASALAGEGTAHMPRLFSFLSADNQGMEAYFHAQFLVVECGSGKGKKASLHFTHAFKPQCWYFIGLEHTVKQGLLGKAESELRLYIDGSLYESRPFDLPRISKPLAFCCIGTNPPPTMAGLQRRRRQCPLFAEMGPVYIFKEPIGPERMSLLAYRGGDVLPSFGTAAGSPWLATTNHIHNMARENALLDAEIAGCLHLLYHPNLLSGRFCPDASPSGATGNLRRPAEVLGQVHVATRMRPTEALWALAHGGPIFLLPLVVGSVHEHSLQPRKSDLSLSLATTALAAPVFRIISLAITHPGNNEEFCRRRGPEILSRILNYLLQTLSSLKCAKRDGREELVAAIVSLCQSQKFNHALKVQLFSTLLLDLKIWRLCSYGLQKKLLSSLADMVFTESSVMRDANAIQMLLDGCRRCYWTVRETDSVNTFYMSEDTRLVGEVNALVDELLVVIELLVLAAPPSLAADDIRCLLGFMADCPQSNQVARVLHLIYRLVVQPNTSRAQTFAEAFISCGGMETLLVLLQRETKSGDRDVSQMLTEHDKGLSSAKVDEDNNHGDGKSLERKDLSLQENASEFESFDGSTVSNTERISSTSANPLPKNLGGISSLISAENARNNAYNADKSDGIIVRIVNLLGALVISGHLKFDSPAPLDVTSNLHGLPEAGGTMFDDKVSLLLFGLQKAFQAAPNRLLTSNAYKALLAASINVSSTEDGLNFHDPGYRFEHLQILLVLLRSLPYASTSLQSRALQDLLILACGHPENRSSLTSMEEWPEWILEILISNYEKSGSKNGNPSSLKDVEDFIHNFLIILLEHSMRQKDGWKDIEATIHCAEWLCMVGGSSTGDLRLRREESLPIFKRRLLGSLLDFTARELQNQTQVIAAAAAGAAAGGLTPKAAKIEAVNAAQLSVALVENAIVILMLVEDHLRLQSKLYSASSTSATPLSSMFLQGGRSSTATPDPTASQKSSTSDSGRPSLNVLAPMADGNGQISPAVMERLTAAVAAEPYDSVSSSFVSYGSCVLDLAEGWKYRSRLWYGVGLPSATSEFGGGGSGWESWKLALEKDANGNWIELPLIKKSVAMLQALLLDESGLGGGLGIGGGSGTGMGGMAALYQLLDSDQPFFCMLRMVLASLREDDDGDDHMLMRHVGTEERSTEGSHRKSTSTISFETNTRIPNRKPRSALLWSVLSPILNMPITEMKRQRVLVTSCVLYSEVWHAIGKDRSPLRKQYLEGILPPFVAVLRRWRPLLAGIHELATADGANPLVLDDRALAADALPIEAALAMLSPSWAASFASPPAAMALSMIAAGAAGGETPAPPTSTYLRRDTSMLERKTNKLHTFSSFQKPLETLSKPQAVPKDKAAAKAAALSAARDLERNSKIGSGRGLSAVAMATSAQRRSKSDSERVKRWNVSEAMGTAWMECLQSVDSKSVYGKDLNALSYKYIAVLVGSLALARNMQRSEVDRRSQADIISQHRMLTGIREWRKLIHCLVEMRCLFGPFSDDLCKPKHVFWKLDFMETSSRMRRILRRNYQGSDHHGAAANYEDHTEQKQEKPEAASPSNASIVAVEAISSDLGNDEYEQDVAYMDVRASGELSDDIQRISSGRGENSLKSGESLEVSVTDSLDSEPIPTLVAPGYVPFEHNERIVLELPSSMVRPLKVLRGTFQITTRRVNFIIDRTDNSAMRDVESKGNNEVEEKDRSWLISLLHQVYSRRYLLRRSALELFMVDRSNYFFDFGSTEGRRNAYRAIVQAHPPHLNNVYLATQRPEQLLKRTQLMERWARWEISNFEYLMQLNTLAGRSYNDITQYPVFPWILSDYSSQNLDLSNPSSFRDLSKPVGALNSERLHKFQERYSSFQDPIIPRFHYGSHYSTAGTVLYYLTRIEPFTTLSIQLQGGKFDHADRMFLDIAATWSGVLEDMSDVKELVPELFYLPEVLTNENSIDFGTTQLGEKLGSVRLPPWAENPVDFVHKHRMALESEHVSEHLHEWIDLIFGYKQRGKEATQANNVFFYITYEGTVDIDKILDPVQQRATQDQIAYFGQTPSQLLTVPHIKRMPLADVLQMQTIFRNPSEVKPYMVPFPERCNVPAAAIHASSDSVIIVDINAPAAHIAQHKWQPNTPDGQGTPFLFQHGKPDTGAAGGTFMRMFKTPTPSESEDWNFPQALAFPSSGIQSTRIVCITCDREIITGGHVDNSVRLISADGARTLEIARGHYAPVTCLSMSHDSNYLVSGSRDATVLLWRIHRSTISQSGSLPEISGNPSTPRSSSSARRSNLADKSTRHRIEGPIHVLRGHLGEIACCAVSSDLGIIASCSNSSDILIHSIRQGRLLRRLPGIEAHSICLSCDGIIITWNKNLYAISTYTLNGVLVATKQLPVSSTITCIEVSIDGRSALVGLNPSVENDGGSECSPKLSADHESSEGNRRELPSICFFDLYTLKIFHKLELAEGQDIICIALNHDNTNLLVSTADKQLIIFTDPSLSLKVVDQMLKLGWEGDGLSPLMK; from the exons atggaagaagaggAAACAAAGAATCATAAAGAAATGCCTGGTAATGACCATGAATCACAGAAGAATGAAGGCACCAGCGTAGACgataatatagtattatctAAAGCTGCAGATATAGAAAGTGATACTAGTCATGCCAATAATGGGGGTGGTGGTACAGATTTAGAGGGAATTAATCCAGCTTCTCCTATTTTAGATGATGATCTTTTTGACCATATTCCCCTGAAAGATAAGGAAAAAATAGGTATTGAAACAAATCAGTCTCCAGGTCCTGATGACATCAGACATTCATCTATTGGAAGTGAGGAAACATTTGAATTTACCTTTCCAAATGTTCCGCCATCTGGCATAGATTCTTCACCAGATGCAGGCCTGGATTATGGTCTCCGCTCAAGCTTTGGGGCTGAGAATGACTCCAACTATGACATCAATGAGTCCCTGTCTTCATCTAGTCTTGATGCTTTGCAGCCGTATGGAGAATTTGGATACTCTGCCGATTCGCCTCAAAAGCCAAAATCTAAACAGTTGTCACCTACTGGGTCCCCAGAGCTTTTGCATTTAGTAGATTCAGCGATAATGGGGAAGCCAGAAAGTttagaaaaaatgaagagtGTTGTTAGTGGTGTTGAGAGGTTCGGAGGAGATACTGATGCAGTTGCTGTGGCTTACGTGGTAGTTGATTCACTTCTTTCCACCATGGGAGGAGTTGAGTCTTTTGAAGAGAATTTGGATGAGAACCCACCCAGTGTGATGCTGAACTCTAGGGCTGCTATAGTGGCTGGTGAGCTCATTCCCTGGCTTCCCGACATGGGagattttgatggttttatGTCTCCTAGGACTAAGATGGCGAGAGGACTGCTAGCCATCTTGCGTGCTTGCACTAGGAATAGAGCAATGTGCTCCGTGGCTGGTTTGTTGGGGGTACTACTTCGGTCTGCCGAGAGGATGTTCGTTCAGGATATCTGTTCAacagagaaaatgaaatgggatGGAACTCCTCTGTGCAACTGTATTCAGTACTTAGCTGGGCATTCGCTTAGTCCACGGGATCTGCACTATTGGCTTCAAGTAATTAACAGAATTCTCAGGACAGTCTGGGCATCTCGTTTAATGCATTCACTAGAGAAAGCAATGGCTGAAAAAGAGGTATTAGGTCCAGCGAGTACTTTTGAGTTTGATGGTGAGAGTTCTGGTCTGCTGGGCCCAGGTGAAAGCAAGTGGCCTTTTACCAATGGATATGCATTTGCAACTTGGATCTACATTGAATCGTTTGCTGACAACATAAGTACAGCAACTACTGCAGCTGCAATTGCAATGGCTGCTGCCGCTACATCCGGGAAGTCATCCCCCATGTCAGCTGCTGCAGCTGCTAGTGCACTAGCTGGTGAAGGCACAGCACACATGCCTCGTCTATTCAGTTTCCTATCTGCTGACAACCAAGGGATGGAAGCATATTTTCATGCTCAATTTCTGGTAGTTGAATGTGGAAGTGGGAAGGGAAAGAAAGCTTCACTGCATTTTACTCATGCTTTCAAGCCGCAGTGCTGGTATTTTATTGGCCTTGAACATACTGTCAAACAGGGTCTTCTTGGGAAGGCCGAAAGTGAGCTTAGGCTGTACATTGATGGTTCATTGTATGAAAGTCGTCCTTTTGATTTGCCAAGAATTTCAAAGCCTCTTGCGTTCTGCTGTATTGGCACAAATCCTCCTCCAACTATGGCTGGATTACAACGCCGTCGCCGCCAGTGTCCTTTGTTTGCTGAGATGGGAcctgtatatatatttaaagaaCCAATTGGGCCAGAAAGGATGTCACTTTTGGCTTATAGAGGAGGTGATGTGCTGCCTTCATTTGGAACTGCTGCTGGGTCCCCATGGCTGGCAACAACCAACCATATCCATAATATGGCCAGGGAAAATGCACTTCTAGATGCTGAAATTGCTGGATGCCTTCATCTTCTATACCATCCTAATTTGCTCAGTGGTCGTTTCTGTCCAGATGCTTCCCCTTCTGGTGCGACAG GAAACCTCCGGAGGCCAGCAGAGGTTCTTGGTCAAGTGCATGTTGCTACAAGAATGCGGCCAACAGAAGCTTTATGGGCCTTAGCTCATGGAGGCCCCATCTTCTTGCTGCCTTTGGTAGTTGGCAGTGTACATGAGCATAGCCTTCAGCCACGGAAAAGTGACCTTTCTTTGTCCTTGGCCACAACTGCACTTGCAGCTCCTGTATTCAGAATTATATCTTTGGCTATTACGCACCCTGGAAACAATGAAGAGTTCTGCCGACGAAGAGGCCCTGAAATATTATCGCGAATCTTGAATTATCTCCTCCAAACTTTATCTTCACTTAAATGTGCAAAACGTGATGGTCGTGAGGAACTTGTAGCTGCTATTGTCTCCTTATGCCAGTCCCAGAAGTTCAATCATGCACTTAAAGTGCAGCTCTTTAGCACCCTGCTTCTTGATCTAAAAATTTGGAGATTATGCAGTTATGGACTGCAGAAAAAGCTTTTATCATCACTTGCAGACATGGTTTTTACCGAGTCATCGGTGATGCGAGATGCAAATGCTATCCAGATGCTCCTTGATGGTTGCAGACGATGCTATTGGACAGTTCGTGAAACTGACTCTGTTAATACATTTTATATGAGTGAGGATACTCGTCTTGTTGGCGAAGTGAATGCTTTAGTCGATGAACTTTTAGTGGTTATTGAGCTATTAGTTTTGGCAGCCCCACCGTCTTTGGCTGCAGATGACATCCGTTGTTTGTTGGGTTTCATGGCTGACTGTCCCCAATCGAATCAG GTTGCTAGGGTGCTACATTTGATTTACAGGCTTGTGGTTCAACCGAACACATCGCGGGCTCAAACCTTTGCTGAGGCATTTATATCATGTGGTGGCATGGAGACCCTTCTTGTTCTGTTGCAGCGTGAAACAAAATCTGGAGACCGTGATGTCTCACAAATGTTGACTGAACATGATAAAGGTTTATCTTCTGCCAAAGTTGATGAAGATAATAATCATGGTGATGGGAAATCTTTGGAGAGAAAAGATCTTAGTTTACAGGAGAATGCTTCTGAATTTGAGAGTTTTGATGGTTCTACTGTATCTAACACTGAGAGGATTTCATCCACCTCTGCTAATCCATTACCTAAAAACTTGGGTGGTATAAGTTCCTTAATTAGTGCTGAAAATGCACGGAATAATGCGTATAATGCTGACAAAAGTGACGGCATAATCGTACGAATTGTTAACCTCTTGGGTGCTTTGGTAATATCTGgacatttaaaatttgattcacCTGCTCCTTTGGACGTGACAAGCAACCTCCATGGTTTGCCTGAGGCAGGAGGTACCATGTTTGATGACAAggtttctcttcttctttttggtCTACAAAAGGCTTTCCAAGCTGCACCTAACCGGCTTTTGACATCCAATGCGTACAAGGCTTTATTGGCTGCCTCA ATAAATGTGTCTTCAACAGAGGATGGTCTAAACTTCCATGATCCAGGGTACCGCTTCGAGCACTTGCAAATCTTGTTGGTTCTTCTTCGTTCTCTTCCGTATGCATCAACATCACTGCAAAGTCGAGCACTTCAG GATCTTCTGATTTTGGCTTGCGGTCATCCAGAAAACAGAAGCAGCCTAACAAGCATGGAAGAATGGCCAGAGTGGATCTTGGAGATTCTCATATCTAATTATGAG AAAAGTGGAAGTAAAAATGGTAACCCTTCCAGCTTGAAGGATGTAGAAGATTTCATACATAATTTcttgataatattattagaaCATTCAATGCGCCAGAAGGACGGATGGAAG GATATTGAAGCTACAATTCATTGTGCAGAATGGCTGTGTATGGTGGGTGGTTCTAGCACTGGAGATCTAAGGCTCAG ACGTGAAGAGTCATTGCCCATCTTCAAAAGAAGGCTTCTGGGTAGCTTGTTGGACTTTACTGCTAGAGAATTACAGAATCAG ACTCAAGTTATTGCTGCAGCGGCTGCTGGTGCAGCAGCTGGAGGATTGACACCTAAGGCTGCAAAAATTGAAGCCGTGAATGCTGCTCAGCTCTCTGTTGCTTTGGTTGAGAATGCAATAGTGATCTTAATGCTTGTTGAGGACCATTTACGGTTGCAAAGTAAACTCTACAGTGCTTCATCTACTTCTGCTACTCCACTTTCGAGTATGTTTCTTCAGGGTGGCCGCTCTTCAACTGCAACGCCAGATCCTACAGCATCTCAAAAATCATCAACTAGTGATTCTGGACGACCCTCTCTCAAT GTTCTAGCTCCAATGGCGGATGGAAATGGGCAAATTTCACCAGCTGTAATGGAACGATTGACTGCTGCAGTGGCAGCAGAACCTTATGATTCAGTTTCCTCTTCTTTTGTGTCATATGGGAGCTGTGTCCTAGATTTGGCAGAAGGATGGAAATACAGAAGTCGGTTGTGGTATGGTGTTGGACTTCCATCAGCGACATCTGAATTTGGTGGAGGTGGCAGCGGTTGGGAGTCCTGGAAATTGGCGTTAGAGAAGGATGCTAATGGAAACTGGATTGAACTTCCACTAATAAAGAAGTCAGTTGCAATGCTTCAAGCTTTGCTATTAGATGAGTCCGGACTTGGTGGAGGTCTGGGTATTGGTGGAGGATCTGGTACTGGAATGGGAGGCATGGCAGCTCTTTACCAGTTATTGGATAGTGACCAACCCTTTTTTTGTATGCTTCGGATGGTGCTTGCTTCATTAAGGgaagatgatgatggtgatgatCACATGCTAATGAGGCATGTCGGTACTGAAGAAAGGTCAACTGAGGGTTCCCATAGAAAATCTACCAGCACCATTTCGTTTGAGACAAACACTAGAATACCAAATAGGAAACCACGATCAGCATTGCTTTGGAG CGTGTTGTCTCCAATCTTGAACATGCCAATAACTGAGATGAAGAGGCAGCGAGTCCTGGTTACGTCTTGCGTCCTGTATTCAGAG GTGTGGCATGCAATTGGAAAGGACCGAAGTCCTCTACGTAAACAATATCTGGAGGGCATCCTTCCCCCTTTCGTTGCTGTATTAAGAAGATGGCGGCCTCTTTTGGCAGGAATTCATGAACTTGCTACTGCAGATGGTGCTAATCCCCTTGTTCTTGATGATCGTGCTCTGGCAGCAGATGCTCTACCTATTGAG GCTGCTCTTGCCATGCTGTCTCCTAGCTGGGCTGCTTCTTTTGCCTCACCCCCCGCTGCTATGGCATTATCAATGATTGCTGCCGGTGCTGCTGGTGGAGAAACCCCTGCTCCTCCAACTTCCACATATCTTCGGCGTGACACATCAATGCTTGAGCGGAAAACAAATAAGCTACATACTTTTTCAAGTTTCCAGAAACCGCTGGAGACACTTAGCAAACCTCAGGCGGTTCCAAAGGACAAAGCCGCTGCAAAAGCAGCTGCTTTGTCTGCTGCCAGAGACCTTGAACGTAATTCAAAAATTGGATCAGGAAGAGGTCTCAGCGCTGTGGCAATGGCTACATCAGCGCAGCGTCGGAGTAAAAGTGATTCTGAACGAGTAAAGAGATGGAATGTTTCTGAAGCCATGGGAACTGCCTGGATGGAATGCTTACAATCAGTGGATTCAAAATCTGTATACGGGAAAGACTTGAATGCTCTTTCCTACAAATATATTGCTGTTCTCGTTGGAAGTTTAGCTTTGGCTAGAAATATGCAGCGATCTGAG GTTGACCGAAGGTCACAAGCTGATATAATATCTCAGCACCGAATGCTCACTGGAATACGTGAATGGCGCAAACTTATCCACTGCTTGGTCGAGATGAGATGTCTCTTTGGTCCATTTAGTGATGATTTATGCAAACCTAAGCAT GTTTTCTGGAAGCTAGATTTCATGGAAACTTCTTCGAGAATGAGAAGAATCTTGCGGAGGAACTATCAAGGATCAGATCACCATGGCGCTGCTGCAAATTATGAAGACCATACAGAGCAGAAGCAGGAAAAACCTGAAGCTGCAAGTCCATCTAATGCCTCTATCGTGGCTGTAGAAGCAATTTCATCTGATTTGGGAAATGATGAGTATGAGCAGGACGTGGCCTATATGGATGTTAGAGCAAGTGGTGAACTGTCTGATGATATTCAGAGAATATCATCTGGACGCGGTGAGAATTCACTGAAGTCAGGGGAATCTCTGGAAGTATCAGTTACTGATAGCCTGGACTCAGAACCTATTCCAACATTGGTTGCTCCCGGCTATGTCCCGTTTGAGCATAATGAAAGGATTGTTCTTGAGCTTCCATCATCAATGGTCCGTCCACTAAAGGTCCTAAGAGGCACCTTTCAA ATAACGACTAGGAGagtcaattttattattgatcgCACGGATAATAGTGCTATGAGAGATGTGGAGAGCAAAGGTAACAATGAAGTTGAAGAAAAGGATCGAAGCTGGTTGATATCATTGCTTCACCAAGTATACAGCAGAAG ATATCTGTTGAGAAGAAGTGCACTTGAGCTGTTCATGGTTGACAGGTCAAATTActtttttgattttggg AGCACTGAGGGACGGAGAAATGCATATCGGGCTATTGTCCAAGCCCATCCTCCTCATTTGAACAATGTCTACCTAGCTACTCAG AGACCTGAACAGCTTCTAAAGAGAACTCAACTGATGGAGCGTTGGGCTAGGTGGGAG ATCAgcaattttgaatatttgatgcagCTTAATACATTGGCTGGGCGCAGCTATAATGATATAACACAG TATCCTGTATTCCCATGGATTCTTTCTGATTACAGCTCACAGAACTTGGATCTTTCAAATCCTTCTTCTTTCAGAGACCTCTCAAAG CCAGTTGGTGCCTTGAATTCTGAGAGACTACATAAATTCCAAGAGAGATACTCCAGCTTTCAAGATCCAATCATTCCCCGATTCCATTATGGTTCACATTATTCAACAGCTGGAACA GTGTTATATTACCTCACTAGAATAGAACCTTTTACAACCCTTTCTATTCAACTCCAAGGTGGCAAGTTTGATCATGCTGACAGAATGTTCTTAGACATTGCTGCAACTTGGAGTGGAGTTCTTGAGGACATGAGTGACGTAAAGGAATTG GTTCCGGAGCTATTTTATCTTCCAGAGGTTTTAACCAACGAAAACTCAATTGACTTTGGTACAACACAACTTGGCGAAAAGCTTG GCTCAGTTCGGCTTCCTCCTTGGGCCGAAAATCCAGTTGATTTTGTCCATAAGCATCGGATGGCACTTGAGAGTGAGCATGTCTCAGAACATTTGCATGAATGGATCGATCTCATATTTGG GTATAAGCAACGTGGAAAAGAAGCTACACAAGCTAATaatgttttcttttatataacaTATGAAGGAACTGTAGATATTGATAAGATACTAGACCCA GTACAACAACGTGCTACCCAAGATCAGATTGCTTACTTTGGCCAAACCCCTTCACAACTTCTGACAGTGCCTCACATAAAAAGGATGCCGCTGGCAGATGTCCTTCAAATGCAG ACCATTTTCAGGAATCCCTCAGAGGTTAAGCCTTATATGGTTCCTTTTCCTGAGCGTTGCAATGTGCCTGCTGCTGCCATTCATGCATCTTCCGACTCTGTTATAATTGTTGACATCAATGCTCCAGCGGCACATATAGCACAACATAAATGGCAACCAAACACTCCTGATGGCCAGGGGACACCTTTCCTTTTTCAGCATGGAAAGCCTGATACTGGTGCTGCTGGTGGAACTTTTATGCGAATGTTCAAAACCCCAACTCCGTCTGAGTCGGAAGATTGGAATTTTCCTCAGGCACTAGCATTTCCAAGTTCTGGAATCCAAAGCACAAGGATAGTTTGTATTACTTGTGACAGAGAAATTATCACTG GTGGGCATGTGGATAACAGCGTAAGGCTGATTTCAGCTGATGGAGCAAGAACATTGGAAATAGCTAGAGGACATTATGCCCCAGTAACGTGCTTGTCTATGTCTCATGATAGCAACTATCTTGTGTCTGGATCTCGGGATGCTACAGTTCTACTATGGAGAATACATCGGTCAACAATTTCACAGTCTGGCAGCTTGCCAGAGATTTCAGGTAATCCCAGCACACCTAGATCGTCAAGTAGTGCAAGGAGATCCAACTTGGCAGACAAGTCTACGAGGCACAGGATAGAGGGCCCCATTCATGTCCTTCGAGGTCATCTAGGGGAAATAGCATGCTGCGCTGTCAGTTCAGATCTTGGGATTATTGCTTCCTGTTCCAATTCTTCTGATATCTTGATTCATTCAATAAGGCAAGGTCGGCTGCTTAGAAGGCTGCCTGGTATTGAAGCTCATTCTATTTGCCTATCTTGCGATGGAATCATAATAACCTGGAATAAGAATCTGTATGCTATCAGCACCTACACTCTTAATGGAGTTCTGGTTGCTACGAAACAACTTCCAGTTTCATCAACAATTACTTGCATAGAGGTCTCTATTGATGGTCGTAGTGCTTTGGTTGGACTAAACCCTTCTGTGGAAAATGATGGAGGTTCTGAGTGCAGTCCTAAGCTGAGTGCAGATCATGAATCAAGTGAAGGAAATAGACGGGAGCTGCCTTCTATTTGCTTCTTTGATCTCTACACTTTAAAG ATCTTTCATAAATTAGAACTAGCAGAAGGACAAGATATTATCTGTATTGCTCTGAATCATGACAATACAAATCTATTGGTTTCTACAGCAGATAAACAGTTGATAATATTTACCGATCCTTCA TTGAGTTTGAAAGTTGTCGATCAGATGCTCAAACTGGGGTGGGAAGGTGACGGATTATCTCCTTTGATGAAGTAA
- the LOC125222590 gene encoding cytochrome P450 704C1 codes for MDIISAIFYIAAAAALAVVALVSSLLIRIFVGKSIRNGDYPPVVGTVFDQLFYLNRLYDYQTEMAKKHTTWRLLAPDQSEVYTADARNVEYILKSKFHNFNKGQYNQDIMRDLFGQGIFVVDGDKWRQQKKLASFEFSTRVLRDYSCSVFRQKAEKLVKTVQEFSKHHLSFDVQALLMRYTLDSIFTVGFGVDLNCLEESNAEGNEFIKAFDDSNELVYRRYVDPIWKIKRYLNICSEATLKKNIGFIHSFVDRVIRTKREQMEKEQNDNVKKDLLSRFLVESKKDPETMNNQYLRDIILSFMVAGKDTTANTLSWFLYMLCKNTLIQEKIAKEVRKFCSRNDATVSEFVESITDEALDEMHYLHATITETLRLYPAVPVDGRCAETDDTLPDGYRLKRGDGVYYIAYAMGRMQYIWGDNAEEFKPERWLENGVFQPESPFKFVAFNAGPRTCLGKDFAYRQMKIVSAALLRFFRFRLSDESNIVTYRTMLTLHISGSLNVYAEPRTNLLKN; via the exons ATGGATATTATCAGTGCTATCTTTTACATAGCTGCAGCAGCAGCTTTGGCTGTTGTTGCACTAGTTTCATCTTTGTTAATCAGAATCTTTGTTGGAAAATCCATCAGGAATGGAGACTACCCTCCTGTGGTTGGGACTGTTTTTGATCAGCTTTTCTACTTGAATAGGCTGTATGACTACCAAACTGAGATGGCCAAGAAGCATACGACGTGGAGGCTTCTAGCTCCGGATCAGAGTGAGGTGTACACGGCTGATGCGCGAAACGTGGAGTATATTCTCAAGTCGAAATTCCACAACTTCAACAAGGGGCAGTACAATCAAGACATCATGAGGGATTTGTTTGGGCAAGGGATCTTCGTGGTGGATGGAGACAAGTGGCGCCAGCAGAAGAAGCTCGCGAGCTTTGAGTTTTCGACCAGAGTGCTGAGAGACTACAGCTGCTCGGTGTTCAGACAGAAAGCGGAGAAACTTGTGAAGACAGTTCAAGAATTCTCCAAACACCACCTGTCCTTTGATGTGCAG GCTTTGCTGATGAGATACACCCTTGATTCGATATTCACTGTTGGTTTTGGAGTCGATCTGAACTGCCTAGAGGAGTCGAATGCAGAAGGGAATGAGTTCATTAAGGCCTTTGATGACTCGAATGAATTGGTGTATAGGCGTTATGTAGATCCGATATGGAAGATAAAGCGATACCTCAACATATGTAGCGAAGCAACCTTGAAGAAGAACATCGGTTTCATCCACAGCTTCGTGGACAGAGTGATCAGGACTAAAAGAGAACAGATGGAGAAGGAACAAAATGAT AATGTGAAGAAGGACTTGCTATCTAGATTTCTGGTGGAGAGCAAGAAGGATCCCGAGACGATGAACAATCAGTACTTGAGGGATATTATACTCAGCTTCATGGTTGCAGGGAAAGACACCACAGCCAACACTCTTTCTTGGTTTCTTTACATGCTCTGCAAGAATACACTTATCCAagaaaaaattgcaaaagaaGTGAGGAAATTCTGTTCAAGAAATGATGCTACTGTTAGTGAATTTGTTGAGAGCATCACAGATGAAGCGCTTGACGAAATGCATTACCTTCACGCAACCATAACCGAGACCTTGAGGCTGTACCCTGCAGTTCCAGTG GATGGGAGGTGTGCTGAAACGGACGACACTCTGCCGGATGGCTACAGACTGAAAAGGGGAGACGGTGTTTACTACATTGCGTATGCAATGGGGCGTATGCAGTATATCTGGGGGGACAATGCAGAGGAGTTCAAACCGGAGAGATGGCTCGAAAATGGGGTGTTTCAGCCTGAGTCGCCATTCAAATTTGTGGCATTCAAT GCTGGCCCTCGGACATGCCTGGGGAAGGATTTTGCCTATCGCCAAATGAAGATCGTATCAGCAGCACTACTTCGCTTCTTCAGGTTCAGATTGAGTGATGAGAGCAACATAGTGACGTACAGAACCATGCTCACACTTCATATCAGTGGAAGTCTCAACGTTTATGCAGAACCAAGAACAAACTTGTTGAAGAACTGA